The sequence CTGTTTTGATTATCATATTTACCTACTTCTATACGGCCATCACGGTTCCAACCAATAAAATGGCGGACGACCTTAAACGTAGTGGTGGTTTTATTCCAGGTATCAAACCAGGATCACAAACTGCGGAGTATTTAGACAAAATTATGTCTCAAATAACACTTCCAGGTTCTGTCTTTTTAGCTTTGATTGCAATTTCTCCGGCCTTTGTGGTAAAGTTGATGGGAATCCAGCAAGGTTGGGCATTATTTTATGGTGGTACTTCACTTCTAATTATGGTAGGTGTGGCTATAGATACTATGCAGCAAATAAACTCATATTTATTGAACCGTCATTATGATGGATTGATGAAAAGCGGGAAAAACAGAAAAGCGGTAGCTTAAAAATAAGTTTACAGTCGCAGTTGAATGTATTAATAATAACAATAAAGAATAGACGATTTATTAAATGGCAAAACAAAGCGCAATAGAACAAGATGGTAGTATAGTGGAAGCACTATCAAACGCAATGTTCCGTGTGGAACTAGAAAACGGTCACGTTGTTACGGCACATATTTCTGGTAAAATGCGAATGCACTACATTAAATTGTTGCCAGGAGATAAAGTAAAGCTTGAAATGAGTCCTTACGACTTGACGAAAGCGAGAATAACATACAGATATTAATCCCGATAACTATCGGGACGAACCTCACGGTTCATTGAATAATAAATAATAAACAAGAACAGATGAAAGTTAGAGCATCCGTAAAGAAAAGAAGTGCCGACTGCAAGATTGTACGCAGAAAAGGCAGATTATATGTAATTAACAAAAAGAACCCAAAGTTCAAACAAAGACAAGGATAAGTTATGGCAAGAATCGCAGGTGTAGATATCCCGAAGCACAAAAGGGGTGTAATCGCGTTAACGTATATCTTCGGAATCGGTAAAAGCCGTGCCCAAGATATTCTGAAAAAAGCCGAGGTTAACGAAGACAAAAAAGTAAGTGAATGGAACGATGATGAAATCGGTGCTATTCGTGATGCTGTTGGATCTTTCAAAATCGAAGGTGAATTACGTAGTGAAGTTCAATTAAGTATTAAACGCTTAATGGATATTGGTTGTTACAGAGGTATTCGTCACAGATCGGGTCTTCCTTTAAGAGGACAACGTACTAAGAATAACTCTCGTACAAGAAAAGGAAAACGTAAAACTGTTGCTAACAAGAAAAAAGCAACTAAATAAAACCTAGAGTTATGGCAAAGACAACGTCTAAGACTACAAAAACAGTTAAAAAACGCAAGGTT comes from Aequorivita sublithincola DSM 14238 and encodes:
- the infA gene encoding translation initiation factor IF-1, with the protein product MAKQSAIEQDGSIVEALSNAMFRVELENGHVVTAHISGKMRMHYIKLLPGDKVKLEMSPYDLTKARITYRY
- the ykgO gene encoding type B 50S ribosomal protein L36, producing the protein MKVRASVKKRSADCKIVRRKGRLYVINKKNPKFKQRQG
- the rpsM gene encoding 30S ribosomal protein S13, producing the protein MARIAGVDIPKHKRGVIALTYIFGIGKSRAQDILKKAEVNEDKKVSEWNDDEIGAIRDAVGSFKIEGELRSEVQLSIKRLMDIGCYRGIRHRSGLPLRGQRTKNNSRTRKGKRKTVANKKKATK